CAATGTTGATAAAAGGGTTCCTAATGAGACACAACGGCCTAGCTGCTCTGCGTCTGAGAACCCGACTAATTGGGCAGCCACGCAAGTTGCAGAGCGATCAAGGAAATCTACTGCGGACATAAACATATCCTTACAGGGTTAGTCTTGTTCGAACCTTTGTATTTAGTTTTAACCTTGCTGCCTGATAGCTTGTGGTGAATCATGGTTGTGTGCCTGTTCTCGGTTTGCCATTTCCGGTTGTTCCTCGCTGTGCATTTTAGGCCATCTCTGATTGAAGGAGGCAGAACTCGAAACCTTTGTAAGAATTTGATGGAATCTAAcgtatttttcttgtttcttgtgTGCGTCTGTGTGTGTTTAATCTTGATCAGGAGTTCTTGGGAAATTGTCGATTTTCTGGCAATTATGATTCTGGCACTTCATGTTATCAGTGGAATTTACGGCAGAAACTGAAGTAAATTCGAACTAGTAAAGTCGAAACAACTGATGAAAGTTGATCTACGAGATACATTACTAGAATCTTGGTCGTCATCAATAGtagaaaataatggaaaacgatgaaaagaaataaaacctACAATAAACGGAGAATTGTCGTTCGTAATAAGAGTCAGAATTCACTTCCAGTCATACACGTTGATTCAATTAGTGAAAACCGGCTATTTTCTTCAGGAAAGGTTGTCCGGATGATCCGATGTTGATTTAGTTGGTAAAAACGGGCTATTTTCTGCGTCAAAGGTTGTCTGAATGATCTTACGTTGATGATCCTTCTATCGATATGACAACTGCTGTAATAATAAGTAATCTGCAAGTAGTGATTGATGGGTGCTAGAGCAAATGTATAACGGGTAGAGTTGAAATCACCTTAACATGTTTACAGAATCAACAGCGAAGTAGCAGCAGCCGAGGAGGTGTACTCGGACAACAAAAGCATTTCGACTGTTTCCATATACAAAAACTAGTGCTCGAAAGTTGAAACAAGAAACTACAGATACCTAAAACTGAGACCGTTCCAGCAACAGTCTCTAAACAGGGAAATGTTTGAAGAAACGAAGAATCAACTGATCAATAACTTAGTTCTTGAATAGTTCCAAGCAGTGTCCTTCGTCCAAGTTCCCGCTCCAGAACTTCTTGTAGTACTCGGCATAAGTGAAATCTCGGTAGATGGATCGTTCTCCTCTGTCTGTGAGTGCTTTCGGAGCACTGATACTTGCAGCATCGCTCGGGCAGAGGAAGGAAGCTACTGAAAGTCTTGGTTTATCAGCATTAACAACCGCGCGATGCCAAACACTCTTGTACTTTCCATTGCTTAGTGCCTGCAGAAATTTCAATACTGTAGACTATTAGAATCATTCCTAAACGGTCACTTTATATCCATcgttttatgtattttcatcGTCACTTTATCATTCATAAAGTTACACGACGATCGCTATAGTTAAGGTatatcacaagaaaaaagtcGTTCATAAAAAAAGTACAGTGACACTTGATaccaaaattacacttttcgtTTTACAGAATGGGGAGACCAACACTTTTAcggaattttcaaaatggttcaaaaattagaaaaaactCATTAGTCCTATAAATCCCGTAAAACagaggactaaatgtgtcgagCTTTCTCAATTCTGGAaccatttaaaaaatcttGTGATGTATAAGAGCGATTTTTCGCAAATTTgagatcattttaaaaatcccgtaaaatagaggactaaaagtgttaattcCCCTCATCCCCCAAGTTTGCAGAAGGAATTGTAGTATAAAACAGATGAGTGTCGACATCACGgcatataaattcttttaaacaAGTGAAAAATCGGTTCGTAATATGCTTAAACCATAGGGGTGTCCCTGcaattattcctaaatttgGATATGACTCACCTGGATTTGATCACCAATGTTAATAACAAAAGCATTAGGATGGGGTTTTATTGCCAACCACCTGCCATCCTTAAGAACTTGAAGCCCAGCAACCTGCAAATCTTGAAGAAGAATGGTGAGGGAATTGGGATCTGTGTGTGCTGGCAATCCATATGTCAACTCAGGTTGTGGACATGCTGGGTAATAATTCATGGCCATATGCTGTCCTTGTTCTCCTAATATGTTTTTCAGACAGTCTTTCTCTAGTCCTAAGCTCTCTGATATATCTTCCTGCAGCCGGAATCCAAGCTGTCGAACTTTCATGCAGTAGTTGCTTACGATATCCCTGCAAACGTGAGCATTTTTCCGCATGAAATTGCCTTTCCGGGCACCGAAATCCAAGATCCGATataattcaaacatattctcGTTTTCATTGCTTGTATTGCAAAACTTGAAATATGTCAAAACCTTAAGGATGTATatgcaaattatccccttgtGCTATTTGTAAGGGATAATTGATTTACACTTCTTGATTTATGGCCTGCTTACATAAACCACccttatcttttaaataattacacatacacccactaAAAATCCTTATCACTGCACAAATCATCCcttacttttttgaaaaatcacacACTTTAAAAATGTTCGCATCGCTACACAAAGTACCTCTATGTTTAGCTGTCAGGGatagtttctataattatgcaaaagtcagggataatttgtttaaatgaATCATAGAtcaggtgtaaatataataatcccTCGCTAATAAGAGGTTTGTTGAATGGAATATTACAGCTCGGACTTTCtgtcataaaataattttgtatttcataTTCATTTAGTATATCcaacatgtatgtatataaaatatatttttttaaatatacaaattaggtaaaattttacagttatttttatctatactatttattaaggaGGAGAATTTTGGATACTAACTATCATTTTCGTCAAAATATGAATTGcctaaaatacccttattaCACTTGTTTACTCCACATTGGAACTatcttttctaattaattaataatctttttatttaaatttaattcatcTTATTAATGTTTTGATCAGTTATTCATTCTATCTCCTTCTTTTTAgtcgaattaaataaatataataaaattttaaataattgcaCTCGTCGAATGTGCTTCAACTGCTtgtacatattaaattaaataggaCAGACAGTACCATACCAGGACATCAATTAATGTAAGAACAACAGTAGACTTACTTGAAAGAAGAGGGTGTGGAGGGCCACTCCGGCACATATTTGTCCAAGGGATAGCAATGCAGCCTGAGATAATCCCTCCAGTTGTTCACAGTCTCCTTCCTCACATTGAAGCTTGTCGACAATCGGGTCGTTCTGGACGGGTCATCCGAGTAcaacttcatcttctcctccACCGGCAAACCAAAGAACTCATGAGCCACTCCTAGGATCTTGTCCGTTGCTGCCTTGGACACTCCATGATTAATCACCTAGTCCCAGAAAACAATTAACACATATACTCCCGGCCCTAGTTAGACACAACAAGAAACATCAATGTTTGAGTAACCTGGAAGAAGCCGTATTCTCGACAGGCATCGCCTATCTGTCTGACTATTAGGCTCCTGTCTTTGCAACCCAAGTCGATAACGGGAATGTTGTTGCAATCAGCAACTTCAAAC
The nucleotide sequence above comes from Sesamum indicum cultivar Zhongzhi No. 13 linkage group LG11, S_indicum_v1.0, whole genome shotgun sequence. Encoded proteins:
- the LOC105173222 gene encoding protein DOWNY MILDEW RESISTANCE 6 → MAVKVISAGQFSSIPVSYIRPESDRPKLFEVADCNNIPVIDLGCKDRSLIVRQIGDACREYGFFQVINHGVSKAATDKILGVAHEFFGLPVEEKMKLYSDDPSRTTRLSTSFNVRKETVNNWRDYLRLHCYPLDKYVPEWPSTPSSFKDIVSNYCMKVRQLGFRLQEDISESLGLEKDCLKNILGEQGQHMAMNYYPACPQPELTYGLPAHTDPNSLTILLQDLQVAGLQVLKDGRWLAIKPHPNAFVINIGDQIQALSNGKYKSVWHRAVVNADKPRLSVASFLCPSDAASISAPKALTDRGERSIYRDFTYAEYYKKFWSGNLDEGHCLELFKN